The following DNA comes from Nicotiana sylvestris chromosome 10, ASM39365v2, whole genome shotgun sequence.
gggccatttaagatcgtcaccaaggtaggcaagatcccatacaagcttgacatgccatCGTATCTTAAGATATACCCTGCCTTCCATGCAAGCATGCTTAAGCCATATCATGAAGAAAAGGATGATCCAAGTAGGGGCCAATTAAGTCAAGCACCAATGACTATCACTGCCTCGCATGACCGGGAGATTGAGGCTATCATAGATTACCAGGCCAGGAGAAAACAAGGGCAAAAAGCCACCACTATATTTCTGGAGGAGACCACGTGGGAACGATATAAAGACATGTGGAaattcaaagataagatccgaGAGTTTATGCAGCAGCATTACGCCGTGATCGTCGCAA
Coding sequences within:
- the LOC138879577 gene encoding uncharacterized protein yields the protein MKKFANRNRRPTYYRVGDMVMVKFNPRQFKALRGMHQNLIRKYEGPFKIVTKVGKIPYKLDMPSYLKIYPAFHASMLKPYHEEKDDPSRGQLSQAPMTITASHDREIEAIIDYQARRKQGQKATTIFLEETTWERYKDMWKFKDKIREFMQQHYAVIVAILGRGECDDPPCHHAT